In Apis cerana isolate GH-2021 linkage group LG5, AcerK_1.0, whole genome shotgun sequence, a single genomic region encodes these proteins:
- the LOC107994401 gene encoding N-terminal kinase-like protein: MWSFFSRDPAKDFSYEIGEPISSSDDRSIWTLHRAKKKGSAGGEDVSVFVFECKSGNEHLLNIARSAVKRLKTLRHPSILAYLDSFETNKVIYLATERVESLYSRLTRKSDNDDEFKKELYFSWGIFQITRALNFLNNDANLRHNNVNLWTVFVNEESGEWKLGGVEYMTAVDIIYNILPSTFQAYYPPDVKENVKPATKCSVDMWGLGCLIWETYNGPLNSNLQLKVIDKIPKQLQVIYRELTSNNAEGRPNPADVIARCRSNGGFFKNELVDALLFLEEIQMKERGEKGRFFSQLAGQLESFPDGVGRYKILPQLLAAFEFGDAGSAVLPPLLQLGCQLPDAEYQRRVVPCVVKLFTSNDRATRLRLLQQLDRFVDHLQPATVNEAIFPQVAKGFLDTNAAIREQTIKSVVHLAPKLDYNNLNVETLRYFAKLQSKDEHGGIRTNTTVCLGKIAQHLHPQIRQKVLIGAFIRGTRDPFPPARAASILALAATQQYFLLQEVANRILPALCPLTTDVDKGVRDNAFRTIRGFLSKLERVSEDPGLRESMEADVNTATPSLSNAAATWAGWAVTAVTAKFYRSQSDTPKSSNAHNTSRILLNKPASLEQASSSQSSASTTATTSSATSMTSLDHDHEHDLQNATNANSDCDWDWDADNWGDMEQQPSTVLEHGSSNISPSSHSPKPNDQWISLEEKPEEEAAQNVEDKNESSDIGWEDSEFQPLEDFQPLEHTQTENIESTNTISTKLKEARRKREEGKLARQKQMEAKRAIKLRNNVAAKKL, translated from the exons atgtGGTCTTTCTTTTCAAGAGATCCTGCCAAAGACTTTTCATATGAAATCGGTGAACCTATTTCTAGTTCAGACGATAGGAGCATCTGGACGTTACATAGAGCTAAAAAAAAG gGATCTGCAGGAGGTGAAGATGTTTCAGTATTTGTGTTTGAATGCAAAAGTGGTAATGaacatcttttaaatatagctCGATCAGCagtaaaaagattaaagacaCTTAGACATCCAAGCATACTTGCATATTTGGACAGTTTTGAG actaataaagtaatttatttagcAACTGAACGTGTAGAATCTTTGTATAGTCGATTGACAAGAAAAtctgataatgatgatgaatttaaaaaggaattatatttttcttgggGAATATTCCAGATTact agagcattgaattttttaaataatgatgcTAATTTACGtcataataatgttaatttatggACTGTATTTGTTAATGAAGAAAGTGGGGAATGGAAACTTGGTGGAGTTGAATATATGACTGCagtagatattatttataatatattaccatCAACATTTCAAGCTTATTATCCTCCTGAtgttaaagaaaatgtaaaaccAGCTacaaaatg ctCAGTTGACATGTGGGGACTTGGATGCCTAATCTGGGAGACATATAATGGtccattaaattcaaatttgcaaCTTAAAGTTATTGATAaa ATTCCAAAACAATTACAAGTGATATATCGAGAATTGACTAGTAACAATGCAGAAGGAAGACCAAATCCTGCTGATGTGATAGCGCGTTGTCGTAGTAATGgaggattttttaaaaatgaacttGTAGATGCACTTTTATTCTTAGAGGAAAttcaaatgaaagaaagaggagaaaaaggtCGATTTTTTTCACAACTTGCTGGTCAATTAGAATCATTTCCAGATGGCGTTggtagatataaaattttaccacaATTATTGGCTGCTTTTGAATTTGGTGATGCTGGAAGTGCAGTATTACCTCCTTTATTACAACTTGGCTGCCAATTGCCTGATGCTGAATATCAACGAAGAGTTGTACCATGTGTTGTAAAGTTATTTACTTCAAATGATAGAGCAACTAGATTACGATTATTACAACAGTTAGATCGGTTTGTCGATCATTTACAACCAGCAACAGTTAATGAAGCCATCTTCCCACAg gTAGCCAAAGGTTTTTTAGATACAAATGCTGCAATTAGAGAACAAACAATAAAATCTGTTGTACATTTAGCAccaaaattagattataataatcttaatgtGGAAACATTAAGGTATTTTGCAAAACTTCAATCAAAAGATGAACATGGTGGCATACGTACTAATACTACAGTTTGTTTAGGAAAAATTGCTCAGCACCTTCATCCTCAGATTAgacaaaaa GTATTAATTGGAGCATTTATTCGAGGTACACGAGATCCATTTCCACCAGCTAGAGCAGCGAGTATTTTAGCATTAGCTGCTACacagcaatattttttattacaagaaGTTGCAAACCGTATTTTACCAGCATTATGTCCACTTACTACAGATGTAGATAAAGGAGTTAGAGATAATGCATTTCGAACTATTCGTGGATTTTTATCCAAGCTTGAAAGAGTATCAGAAGATCCTGGATTACGTGAATCTATGG agGCTGATGTAAATACAGCTACACCAAGTCTTAGTAATGCAGCTGCTACATGGGCTGGTTGGGCTGTAACAGCTGTTACTGCTAAATTTTATCGCAGTCAATCAGATACACCTAAATCATCAAATGCTCATAATACatctagaattttattaaacaaaccTGCCTCTTTAG aGCAAGCTAGTAGTTCACAAAGTAGTGCTAGTACAACTGCCACAACAAGCAGCGCTACAAGTATGACATCATTGGATCATGATCATGAACATGATTTACAGAATGCTACAAATGCAAATTCAGATTGTGATTGGGATTGGGATGCTGATAATTGGGGTGATATGGAACAACAACCTTCTACTGTATTAGAACATGGATCAAGTAATATTTCTCCATCTTCTCATTCTCCTAAACCGAATGATCAATGGATTAGTCTGGAAGAAAAACca gaGGAAGAAGCAGCACAGAATgttgaagataaaaatgaatcttcTGACATAGGCTGGGAGGATTCTGAATTTCAGCCTTTAGAAGATTTTCAACCATTAGAACACACACAAAcag aaAACATTGAAAGTACCAATACAATTAGtactaaattaaaagaagCCAGAAGAAAACGTGAAGAGGGAAAATTAGCAAGGCAAAAACAAATGGAAGCAAAAAGGGCAATAAAATTACGGAACAATGTTGCTGCTAAGAAactctaa
- the LOC107994402 gene encoding centrosomal protein CCDC61-like isoform X1 translates to MNEVGPSLVTTYTFKNGKEYIVKIKVTTFKGCQRNLELTISDKYTAENWRSFYDAAYIENLTHKTGNYKHFDVFVAMLQSGLLKVKFEFKFFNQIKSKEFKLQTSESITLDLLTFEDLELLRARKFERSSCSNLGNTSNNRRYLILTYTVEFDRIHYPLPLEYCGLPNPIILQATIRKLQIELERLQSTGINRDLQKRIEQLTIANQKLVQENLKLTNGGRSLKHLLASIKSLEKNIIKERASFCMQIQKLKTENTALLLKVQQLSTSANKKSEDGCSGLKRRNRTSSTLRSRSRSSSISSRNKTTSSLSSGSSLDSIKIQRSPCRNVKIHNKTKNSKVEFENLEARIHTLQKMLKEGINLNY, encoded by the exons ATGAACGAAGTTGGTCCGTCTTTGGTGACGacttatacttttaaaaatggcAAAGAATacatcgtaaaaattaaagttactACTTTTAAGGGATGTCAGCGTAATTTGGAGCTTACTATTAGCGACAAATATACTGCTGAAAATTGGCGGTCTTTCTACGATGCTGCAT atattgaaaatttgacgcACAAAACAGGAAATTATAAGCATTTTGATGTATTTGTAGCTATGCTGCAATCTGGAttgttaaaagtaaaatttgaatttaaattttttaatcaaataaaatcaaaagaatttaaattacagaCAAGCGAATCTATTACTTTGGATCTTCTTACATTTGAAGACTTAGAATTATTACGCGCACGCAAATTTGAACGTAGTTCATGTTCAAATTTAGGTAATACATCAAATAATCGACGATATCTTATATTAACATACACAGTAGAATTTGATAG AATCCATTATCCATTACCTCTGGAATATTGTGGTTTACCCAATCCAATAATATTACAAGCTACTATTAGGAAATTACAAATTGAACTTGAAAGATTACAATCTACAGGAATAAATAGAGATCTCCAAAAACGTATTGAACAACTTACAATTGCCAATCAAAAACTTGTACAAGAAAATCTTAAACTTACAAATGgag gaagaagtttaaaacatttattagcATCGATTaaatcattagaaaaaaacattattaaagaaCGTGCATCTTTCTGTATGCAAATTCAAAAACTTAAAACTGAAAATACAGCTTTGTTATTGAAAGTACAACAACTTAGTACATCtgctaataaaaaatctgaagATGGTTGTTCAGGATTAAAACGTCGTAATCGTACATCTTCTACACTTAGAAGCAGAAGTCGATCGTCCTCAATCTCAAGTCGTAATAAAACAACTTCTAGTTTATCATCAg gTAGTTCATtagattcaattaaaattcaacgatCTCCTTGTCGAAATgtgaaaatacataataaaacaaaaaattcaa aagtcgagtttgaaaatttggaaGCAAGAATTCATACATTACAGAAAATGTTGAAAGAAggaataaatctaaattattaa
- the LOC107994403 gene encoding optic atrophy 3 protein homolog: protein MVVGVFPALKLGVLFVKQISKPLAKFLVNQAKNHPVFRTYFIIPPAQFYHWAEVKAKMYLMNLGKPTKVAKLNETMAIELGANLMGEVIIFSVAGACLILEYNRQVTKESKKEEARLQQIQTFTNDIKNLNQITSQQESEIEYLQEVIKELAKHTKYELIIKSKTKEPNKEVQQFNDRNQNTNVNSNNKKSSIIERAILYYENNVKTDNLS from the exons atggtagTGGGTGTTTTTCCAGCTCTCAAATTGGGAGTCTTATTTGTTAAACAAATTAGTAAACCTTTAGCAAAGTTCCTTGTTAATCAAGCTAAAAATCATCCTGTATTTAGGACATATTTTATCATACCACCTGCTCAAT TTTATCATTGGGCAGAAGTAAAagcaaaaatgtatttaatgaaTCTTGGTAAACCAACAAAAGTTGCAAAGTTGAATGAAACTATGGCTATTGAATTAGGAGCCAATTTAATGGGTGaggttattatttttagtgttGCTGGTGcttgtttaatattagaatataatcgtCAAGTAACAAAggaatcaaaaaaagaagaagcacGTCTTCAACAAATACAAACATttacaaatgatattaaaaatttaaatcaaattacatcTCAACAAGAAagtgaaatagaatatttgcaagaagtaattaaagaattagcaaaacatacaaaatatgaattgattataaaatcaaaaacaaaagaacCAAATAAAGAAGTGCAACAATTTAATGATAGAAATCAAAATACAAATGTGAattcaaacaataaaaaatcatcaataattgaacgtgctatattatattatgaaaataatgtaaaaacagACAATCTTAGttaa
- the LOC107994402 gene encoding centrosomal protein CCDC61-like isoform X2, with protein MNEVGPSLVTTYTFKNGKEYIVKIKVTTFKGCQRNLELTISDKYTAENWRSFYDAAYIENLTHKTGNYKHFDVFVAMLQSGLLKTSESITLDLLTFEDLELLRARKFERSSCSNLGNTSNNRRYLILTYTVEFDRIHYPLPLEYCGLPNPIILQATIRKLQIELERLQSTGINRDLQKRIEQLTIANQKLVQENLKLTNGGRSLKHLLASIKSLEKNIIKERASFCMQIQKLKTENTALLLKVQQLSTSANKKSEDGCSGLKRRNRTSSTLRSRSRSSSISSRNKTTSSLSSGSSLDSIKIQRSPCRNVKIHNKTKNSKVEFENLEARIHTLQKMLKEGINLNY; from the exons ATGAACGAAGTTGGTCCGTCTTTGGTGACGacttatacttttaaaaatggcAAAGAATacatcgtaaaaattaaagttactACTTTTAAGGGATGTCAGCGTAATTTGGAGCTTACTATTAGCGACAAATATACTGCTGAAAATTGGCGGTCTTTCTACGATGCTGCAT atattgaaaatttgacgcACAAAACAGGAAATTATAAGCATTTTGATGTATTTGTAGCTATGCTGCAATCTGGAttgttaaaa aCAAGCGAATCTATTACTTTGGATCTTCTTACATTTGAAGACTTAGAATTATTACGCGCACGCAAATTTGAACGTAGTTCATGTTCAAATTTAGGTAATACATCAAATAATCGACGATATCTTATATTAACATACACAGTAGAATTTGATAG AATCCATTATCCATTACCTCTGGAATATTGTGGTTTACCCAATCCAATAATATTACAAGCTACTATTAGGAAATTACAAATTGAACTTGAAAGATTACAATCTACAGGAATAAATAGAGATCTCCAAAAACGTATTGAACAACTTACAATTGCCAATCAAAAACTTGTACAAGAAAATCTTAAACTTACAAATGgag gaagaagtttaaaacatttattagcATCGATTaaatcattagaaaaaaacattattaaagaaCGTGCATCTTTCTGTATGCAAATTCAAAAACTTAAAACTGAAAATACAGCTTTGTTATTGAAAGTACAACAACTTAGTACATCtgctaataaaaaatctgaagATGGTTGTTCAGGATTAAAACGTCGTAATCGTACATCTTCTACACTTAGAAGCAGAAGTCGATCGTCCTCAATCTCAAGTCGTAATAAAACAACTTCTAGTTTATCATCAg gTAGTTCATtagattcaattaaaattcaacgatCTCCTTGTCGAAATgtgaaaatacataataaaacaaaaaattcaa aagtcgagtttgaaaatttggaaGCAAGAATTCATACATTACAGAAAATGTTGAAAGAAggaataaatctaaattattaa
- the LOC107994404 gene encoding probable glucosamine 6-phosphate N-acetyltransferase, with amino-acid sequence MSSIEEKCFEDKEIELFNSSILEHLSLSHIEGLLIRPLKSKDYDRDFLQLLTQLTEVGNISREQFLNRFHMMKDTGSYYTIVIEDVTIGKIVASATLVVEQKFIHNCALRGRLEDVVVNNKYRGKHLGKLVVKIILQLSNYLQCYKLSLDCKDHLIPFYESLGFKREPNNANYLNMRFSIENTAKILHL; translated from the exons ATGAGTTCTATAGAG gaaaaatgttttgaggataaagaaattgaattatttaattcaagtaTATTGGAACATTTATCTTTATCACACATTGAAGGTTTATTAATTAGACCTTTAAAATCTAAAGATTATGATAGag attttcttcaACTTTTGACTCAATTGACTGAAGTTGGAAATATCAGTAGAgaacaatttttaa ACCGTTTTCATATGATGAAAGATACTGGTAGCTATTATACTATTGTAATAGAAGATGTAACCATTGGAAAAATAGTAGCAAGTGCAACATTAGTTGTAGAgcaaaaattcattcataattgTGCattg AGAGGACGTTTAGAAGATGTGgtagtaaataataagtacCGTGGTAAACATTTAGGAAAACTGGTAGTTAAAATCATACtgcaattatcaaattatttacaatgttataaattatcattggaTTGTAAAGATCATCTTATACCATTCTATGAAAGTTTGGGTTTTAAACGTGAACCTAATAATGCTAATTATCTGAATATGAgattttctattgaaaatactgcaaaaatattgcatttatga